TTTTGTAAACTGCCTTGGGCTTTTAAATTTCCGATAATGGGGTGTGCGGTTAACGAATCTAAATATTGATTATGAGCAAGCTCTGGAACCAATTGTAGTACATCATTAAGCTCGAGAATTAGGTCTGATAAATTGGCGGAAAGAGTGCTTTTTTCCGGATTTTTCAATGCCGCTTTTAAGGAGCTAAATTGTATTTTTAAATCTGCTTTCGCAGAGCTTTGGTTCATTTGTAAAACCAAATTTGAAAGTGAAGCGGCGGTATCTGATAAACCAGCCTTAAAAGCCAATTGTTTTAAGCCTATGCCACTCGCCTCTGAAAAGGAGAACTTAGAAACATCTAAGTTGAATTTCTCTGGTTGGTATTTTAAATCTTCAGCTTGTAGTTGTACCTTTTCAATTTTAAAAGCATTTGGGTTAAAGCTTTCATTGCTTTGTTTGGTTCCATTTAAAGAATAGCTAAACGTGTTATTTGCTATGTTGATATCATTGGCTGCAATGATAAACTTGGGCCATTCAAAGGGTACACTATTACCAGTGTCGCTTTTAACAGATGTTTCACTTTTTAATTGAATAGCTACTTGTGAGTTTTGAAATACTAAATCATTCGTTTCATATCTATTTTTAGAAACATCTGCCAGTATTTCCGTAAGTTCTATTGTACCAAGTTTTAATTGAGTCTGTAGACCATCGGGTTGACTGTTGTAGGTGATGTTTAAATTTTTTACATTAAAATCTTCAACTTCAATATATGGTAGAGCTGTACTTGTGGTGTCTTCGGTTATTGGAAATGCATGAGATTGTTGATACTTAAACTCTGTATCGCTCAACTCAAAATCATCCAAAGAAAACTTCATGACATCTAAGTCAAATTCAGATACATCTAACTTTAATTTGCCAAGTATTAAATTAATATCCGCTCCAAGATAGGCATCGCTATACTTCAATGTCCAATCGGATACATCTAAACTACCTACATCAATATTCATAGGTTCTGAAGTTGTTGCCGTGCTATCTGTTGGTGTAGTTAACGCATCTATAAGAAAAGTGAAATTAAATTCCTTAGGATTTTCCTTTCTACTAATATGGGCAACTACACCTTTAGAAACGACGCCGTCAATAGAAAGTTCATTTTTAAAAAGAGCAGGGTAAATAGGAATATCTGCTTGTAGTGATTCTGAATAGAAAAGTGTATCACCTTTTACATCCTCTAAATATACGTTCTTAATGTGAATATCTCCGGAGAAGGTTAAATACAAATTACCAACTTCTACTTTGGTATTTGTTCTGTCAGATATATACTTAGTGACTTTAGACACAACGAAGTTCTGCGCCCAAGGGGTTCTTATTACCAATACCATTATAAAAAAAAGTAAAAATATACCGAGGATAAATTTTCCTAGGTATTTTAAATACTTTTTAAGATTGCGATTTTTTTTGGCCATTTTGGTAACATGGTGTTATTGAATAGTAATATTCAACAAGGAGGCTTAAAAAACAATTATTCTAGTTGAGCCAAAATACCCGATATAATTATAATTAGTAGCACTATTATGATTATCAGATTGTAAAACCTTCTCTTTTTTTTCTTGGTTTCTTTGAGTGTTGCCATTAAAATGCAAAGTTAAGCCGTTCAATATATAATTTTAGCTTATTTGTCAAGAAGATTATCTGTATACAATATATCCTATTTTTTTGATTGTTTAAGATATAATTGAGTGTTGAGAACAGTTGGTCTAAACTTAATAACATTCCGTCTACACTTAGCTTGGCTTAAACCATAATTGGTAATTAGAACGACGCAAAGCACATACCTTTGGAGTGTAATTAAACGATTATTAAACAATAGCACTAATATTAAAGCATATGATAGCACTTAGAAACACAAAAAGAAGTTTAGGTTATTTTGAAACCGCTAGCCATGATGAAATGTTTGAAATTTCAAATTTTACTATTACAAATTCAGAATTGATTCTTGAGGCTATGGCATTTTAAAAAAAAGATGTAAAAATAGTTCCCCCCAAATCGAAGAAGGCCAATAGAAATATTGGTCTTTTTTATTTTAAGCCTTTTGTTTGTATGCTATGAAAACTATCGGCCTGTAAACGGAGCAACTCCTCTGCTTTTTTCTTTTTGTAACCATATAACTCTTCTTCACCTTTTAAATCTTCATAGATTTTTTGGTTTATTTCTCCATCAGTAGAGACTATAAGTTTACGTTGTGCCAATTTTTGCTCAACCCAAGTGGATAATATACTTTCTTCTTCCTCTAGTTTAACGTCATATTCCCCTTTTGGCGCAAGTAGTTTTGCAATGATGGGAGAAGTCTCTATTGCTAGGAACAAAAGAAATATAAAAAATGAAGGAAGCCACGGTAATTCATCTAAAGCAGTTATTCTTGCCATTAATCCGTCAAAACCATCAATAATGGGTTGCGAATTTTTGACTACCTCAGTATATTCAGTATCCAATGCGGTAATTTGAGATTCTATACCCGCTATTTTTTCTGCATTCGTAGTTTTCAGCGTCTGTAATTCGGCAAGTGCGGCATCATGCTTTTCACGTTTTTCGGCATAAACAGGTCCTTTCCCTAGTAATTTAGTTCCAGCTGTGCCTTCGGCTTCATTAATGTAAATATCGTACAGCGCGTTCGTCTCGGTTTCCTTTATTTGAACTTCGTTCTTTAACGCAGCGATATCTTGATTTAATCGTTCAACTTTGGGCGTGTACTGCAGTGCAAGTTGGTCTTTGTTGGCAAGCGTAAGGTCATTCTTTTGCTCTAATAATACCTGATTGATTTCTTTCTCGAAAATTTTCATTTCCAAAGGTTTTGATATCACAATGGCAATGATAATTGCGAGTACTATTCGCGGAGTAGCTTGCAAGAATTCTTGACCAAAGCTGTTCCTCTTTTTAATAGTGGAAACTATAAAACGGTCTAAATTAAATATCAGCAATCCCCAAATTAATCCGAAGAAAACTGCGGCATATACATTGTCAAAAACGGTGAAAAGCGCATAACTACTGGCAATAAATGCCATAATAGCAGTAAAGAATACAGTTGCACCAATACCGGCATACTTGTTTTGCTCCCCTTTGGAGCATGTTTTTAAAAGTTCCGCGTCTGCACCTGAGCAGAGAATAAAAAAGTCTTGTATCATGATGATTGATTTGATTCTTACCTACTTAATAGTGGGTAAGCTGATGATGATATATAATGTGTGAACGTAACTATTTGATTTTTGGTACTGAAAAAGCCCTCGAAAAGAGGGCTTTAACATATGTTTGACGTTGTTATTAGTTTATTGTTACAGGTTCTTTGGTAATTCTTATCATTGTCTTGCCGTTTTTATTACGAGATTCTATATTCAATTCTTTATTTTTCTTCAATAATTCAATGGCTTCGTCTGAAGATACATCCTTGTCTTCGTACATAAATAATGCTCCATTTTTTGCTGCATTTATAACGTAGTCTAGAGGTGTAACAGGATTAGGTGGTGTTGGTGGAGCCGGAATGCGTAAATCATTATGTTTTTTATATATACGAACCTCTGGCTGTTTGTTTGTGTATGGTAATGTTTCTATTTTAATATCTTTTTCACTTTTTACAATTTTAAATCCTTCTTCAGATGTTATTTTTTTACCATCAAAATAGAACTGAGCGTCTTGGTTCGCAAGATCTTTTAAAGAATTCATTAGGGTAGGTGATTTGTTAGTTTTTAAAGAACTAGAGTTATAAATATAAACTCGCATATTTTCATTAGCTGAAAAATCTGTATTTTTTTTATCAGCATCAGTATAAAAGGATGTACTAGACGTTGGGACGCCATTTAGAGCTTTTAAATCTAAATTGTTATGGTCATAAGGGTCTTGGGTTTGTATAATTTCTTTTAATTGAGCACTGGCATAGTTACTGGTATTTAAGGTCTTTGGCGCATCTGGAGAATGAGGTGGTGCAGCGAAATTTAAGGATGATTCTATATGTGTATTTGGTTCTTTTGGCGCCGGCGGAGGTGGAATGTTACTTTTTTCACCTTTTTTTACTCCAGGCGCCATTGGAGCAGGTGGTGGTTCGGGGAAATCGGGAAAAGGCTCGGCAGAAGTTTTTTGTTGGTCAGACATTAAGTCGAAGATGTAATTTAATTTGTCAACATCAGATTTCATGATTCTAATATTACCACCTTCAGCTATCAAAGTATTGTATTTATTAGCCAAATTGTTGTATTCAGCTAATTGTGCTTTTGTTGCACCATCTTGATCTTGTTTAGGTAAACATTCAGGGAAGGGTTGAGATGCTTTTCTTTCTTCTACAGTCATGTTTCTATAAATAGATTCTAATATCCTTAAATCACTCAGCGGAATTTTTCTTTTTTCAATAGGAATTGCATTGTACTTTTTGGCTAATATATTGTAGTGGTTAAAAGCTCTTTTGCTCAGATTTTCATTTATGTCACCAGAAGATGTGTATATGGCAAATTGTGCATTATCATAATCCTCTAAAGGCGACATAGCTTTTACGCTATGGCGCTTTACTATTGCATTTAATTGAGAAGCGGGTATAATTTTGTCATCGTCAACTGAAATATAATCGTTTAGGGTGTTTAACTGTATCCAGCCTGATGAACTTACTAAGTAGAGTAAATTGTCTATTTCAACAACTATTTTTTCATTGCCTTTTTTAGCTTTTTTTAGTTTTTGATCAAAAGCATGCTCTTTATCAATATCTACCTTAAATTCTTGATTCGATGAGTTTGAATAATCTCTATTGCTTGTGAAAAGTTTTGAAAATTCTGGTACATCCGAATTCTTCTTTTGAAGTCCAAAATAAAATGAGTTAATGATTTCACCTTGTATATTGCCCCAGTGTTCTTGTTGTATAAGTGGTTTATACCCATTTTTTTTAACCGAAAGAGAAAAGTATATTTCACCGGGTTGTTCTATTTCTAATTTAAGTAAATAATTTCCTTGGTTGTCGGTAGCAGTTAGTAAATTTCCTTTTTCATCTCTTATTTCGGCATTTTCTAAGGGCTGTAAAGTCTTTGAATCTACTACTGAACCTGTTAGTTTTATTATTCTTTTAGGGGCTATTTGGTTGTTACTATTTCTATTGGCTTCAATATTCTTTGTTGTTTTTTCACTGAATCCAAATAGTAAAATTGCCAATAACGGAAGCAACAATAGACTCCGAATTAAAATCTCTTTTTTTGATGTTTGTTTTTTCATGATGACAAATCGTTTTTTGATTGATGAATAATTGATGGCATTTGCGATACCAACTGATTGATGGGTGTTAAAGCTTTCGTTTGATAAGTACGACAGTAAAGTGTTTTGATAGTTTAAGTGGTCTTCTTCACCATTGAGTACGGCGCTATCTGCCAAGAATTCATGGTTTAGTTTTATGGCTTTTTTAAATACATAGATTAATGGGTTAAACCAGAATATGACCTGTAATAATTCAAGGAAAAGTACATCTAAACTATGTCTTTGGGTCGCATGGGTTTCTTCATGTCGTAAGACCGATTTTGGAATGCTTTTCGATTTAAATTTTTGTTTGTTTAAAAATATATAACGTAAAAAAGTATGCGGAGGTAGTTGTTCTTTTAGCAATACCCTAACTATAGAGTTATTTTTTATTTGGGTATTACTTCTAATACGTTTCCAAATTTTGACAAGATTATAAAGAAAGCGAAATCCGAAGCTAATAACTCCTAATCCGTAAATAGTCCACAGTATTAAAGACCAATTCACTGGCGATTTTTCAATAGCAGTAACTACAGGTGCTATCTCTGGTTGTTCATTTAGTGTTAAAACTTGGGTGACCGTAGTGCTGGGTTCTATTTTAACATATTCTGTAAAGACAACCTGGGGTATAATAAAAGAAGCAATTAGTGCTATTAATAGAAAAAATCTTTTAAAATGATGAATACTTTCCTTTTCTAAAAGAAGTTTATAGAAAAGAAGAAAAATAGCCATGCAGGCGGCGGATTTTAAAAGGAAGATTTCCATGATTACTTCTTTTTGATTTCTACGTCTATTAATTTTTTTAATTCCTCTAATTCAGTTTTACTTAAATTGGTTTCTTGGGCAAAGAATGATGCAAACTGACTAGCACTATCGTTAAAAAAGTTTTTAATTAGTCCGTTTACATGTTTAGAGAAATAATCTTTCTTCTTAACTAGGGGAAAGTATTCTCTGCTGCGTCCAAAATTCTTATAATCTATAAATCCTTTATCGGTCATTCTTTTTAATAAAGTAGCTACAGTAGTCGTTGCAGGTTTTGGATCTGGATATTCATCTAGCAAATCTTTCATAAAAGCTTTTTTCTGCTTCCAAAGAATATTCATTAACTCTTCTTCTGATTTTGACAATTGCATTTTCTACAAATTTAGAATGTGTTCTACAAACATAGAGTAAATATTTTAATTCTACAAGTGTAGAGTTAATTTTGTTTTTTTTGCTTTAGGGATAGTTATGTAAAGCCCGTATTCAATTTCTAACGATGTGTACTTGCACTACATAACCCTACTCCAATTCTTTGGGAAAAGGTTCAGTTGCCCCACTTAAAAGATGTAAATTTGTATTCTAAAAACAACCTAGAATGAGTGTAAAAGAAGATTTGGAAGCACGTAGTGGTTCCACTTGCGAATTATGTACTGGAACCAATAATTTAGAAGTTTTTGAAGTAGAACCAGTTTCTATAAGCGGAGTCGATTCTAGTATTTTAGCATGCGAAACATGCCGTACACAAATTGTAGATTCTGAGCAAATGGATGCTAATCACTGGCGCTGTCTTAATGATAGCATGTGGAGCGAATATGATTCTGTTAAAGTGGTAGCTTGGAGAATGCTAAGTAGACTAAAATCTGAAGGTTGGCCTAAAGATTTGTTAGATATGATGTATTTAGAGCCAGAGGTTTTAGACTGGGCGAAAGCAACAGGAGAAGGTTTGGCCGAGGCTGACAAGATTATTCACCGCGATGTAAACGGCGTAATTTTAGAAAATGGAGATAGTGTTGTTCTAGTAAAAGATTTAAAAATAAAAGGATCTAGCCAGGTAGCTAAACAAGGCACTGCGGTACGTAGAATTTCATTAGATCGTGAAAATGCGGAATATATTGAAGGTAAAGTAGGGCCAACGCTTACTGTAATTATTACTAAGTACGTTAAGAAAATTTAAAGTTACAAATTGTTGATAAGTTTGCAAAACCTTATTTAGAATCATTCTAAATAAGGTTTTGTTTTATGTATCTTTATATCATATGATAAATGATATTATCAAGAGACCTCAATCCTTCAGAAGGAAGTGGCTCAAATATGGGTGGATAATCAGTTTTATTAAAACTTGTTATATGGTTATCCGATTCGGTATTGATAAGATACTGTAATCAAAATTAAAGGTTCTCTGTTCCAGCAGGGAATCTTTTTTAACTATTCAAATATAACAATTTTATTCACGTAAACAATTAACCAACTACTTCTTGGTCATTTCTGTAAAATACTCATAAAAATAAGGGATGGTTTCAATTCCTTTAAAGTAGTTCCATACTCCAAAATGTTCGTTAGGGGAGTGTATGGCATCACTATCTAAACCAAAGCCCATTAAAATAGTTTTGCTCTTTAGTTCTTTTTCAAAAAGAGAAACAATAGGAATACTACCACCACTACGCTGCGGAATTGGTTTTTTACCGAATGTAGTTTCATACGCTTTTGAAGCTGCTTGGTAAGCAACGGTATCAATAGGAGTAACATACCCTTGTCCGCCATGATGCGGTTTTACAACCACTTTCACACCTTTTGGTGCAATGGCTTCAAAATGGGTTTTGAACAGCTCGGTAA
The genomic region above belongs to Maribacter hydrothermalis and contains:
- a CDS encoding DUF4407 domain-containing protein, encoding MIQDFFILCSGADAELLKTCSKGEQNKYAGIGATVFFTAIMAFIASSYALFTVFDNVYAAVFFGLIWGLLIFNLDRFIVSTIKKRNSFGQEFLQATPRIVLAIIIAIVISKPLEMKIFEKEINQVLLEQKNDLTLANKDQLALQYTPKVERLNQDIAALKNEVQIKETETNALYDIYINEAEGTAGTKLLGKGPVYAEKREKHDAALAELQTLKTTNAEKIAGIESQITALDTEYTEVVKNSQPIIDGFDGLMARITALDELPWLPSFFIFLLFLAIETSPIIAKLLAPKGEYDVKLEEEESILSTWVEQKLAQRKLIVSTDGEINQKIYEDLKGEEELYGYKKKKAEELLRLQADSFHSIQTKGLK
- a CDS encoding BlaI/MecI/CopY family transcriptional regulator; translated protein: MQLSKSEEELMNILWKQKKAFMKDLLDEYPDPKPATTTVATLLKRMTDKGFIDYKNFGRSREYFPLVKKKDYFSKHVNGLIKNFFNDSASQFASFFAQETNLSKTELEELKKLIDVEIKKK
- a CDS encoding PhnA domain-containing protein — translated: MSVKEDLEARSGSTCELCTGTNNLEVFEVEPVSISGVDSSILACETCRTQIVDSEQMDANHWRCLNDSMWSEYDSVKVVAWRMLSRLKSEGWPKDLLDMMYLEPEVLDWAKATGEGLAEADKIIHRDVNGVILENGDSVVLVKDLKIKGSSQVAKQGTAVRRISLDRENAEYIEGKVGPTLTVIITKYVKKI
- a CDS encoding M56 family metallopeptidase — encoded protein: MEIFLLKSAACMAIFLLFYKLLLEKESIHHFKRFFLLIALIASFIIPQVVFTEYVKIEPSTTVTQVLTLNEQPEIAPVVTAIEKSPVNWSLILWTIYGLGVISFGFRFLYNLVKIWKRIRSNTQIKNNSIVRVLLKEQLPPHTFLRYIFLNKQKFKSKSIPKSVLRHEETHATQRHSLDVLFLELLQVIFWFNPLIYVFKKAIKLNHEFLADSAVLNGEEDHLNYQNTLLSYLSNESFNTHQSVGIANAINYSSIKKRFVIMKKQTSKKEILIRSLLLLPLLAILLFGFSEKTTKNIEANRNSNNQIAPKRIIKLTGSVVDSKTLQPLENAEIRDEKGNLLTATDNQGNYLLKLEIEQPGEIYFSLSVKKNGYKPLIQQEHWGNIQGEIINSFYFGLQKKNSDVPEFSKLFTSNRDYSNSSNQEFKVDIDKEHAFDQKLKKAKKGNEKIVVEIDNLLYLVSSSGWIQLNTLNDYISVDDDKIIPASQLNAIVKRHSVKAMSPLEDYDNAQFAIYTSSGDINENLSKRAFNHYNILAKKYNAIPIEKRKIPLSDLRILESIYRNMTVEERKASQPFPECLPKQDQDGATKAQLAEYNNLANKYNTLIAEGGNIRIMKSDVDKLNYIFDLMSDQQKTSAEPFPDFPEPPPAPMAPGVKKGEKSNIPPPPAPKEPNTHIESSLNFAAPPHSPDAPKTLNTSNYASAQLKEIIQTQDPYDHNNLDLKALNGVPTSSTSFYTDADKKNTDFSANENMRVYIYNSSSLKTNKSPTLMNSLKDLANQDAQFYFDGKKITSEEGFKIVKSEKDIKIETLPYTNKQPEVRIYKKHNDLRIPAPPTPPNPVTPLDYVINAAKNGALFMYEDKDVSSDEAIELLKKNKELNIESRNKNGKTMIRITKEPVTIN